Below is a window of Dehalococcoidia bacterium DNA.
GCGAAGGATCGTGGAGATGCGAGGCGTGGTGAAGACGTTCGAGGACGGACGCGTTCGCGCCCTGGACGGCGTCGACCTCGAAGTCTACGCCGGGGAGTGGGTGGCCGTGGTCGGGCCTTCCGGCTGCGGAAAGTCGACGCTGCTGCACCTGATCGCTGCCCTGGACCGCCCGGACTCGGGCACGATCATCGTCAATGGCGAGGACCTCGGTAAGGAGAGGGACCTTTCTCGTCACCGCGCCCGCGAAGTGGGGCTGGTGTTCCAGTTGGACAACCTGCTGCCCACGCTGACGGCGAGCGAGAACGTGCAGGTACCAATGTTCGAGGCGGGGATCAGCGCCAGCGAACGGCAGGCCCGCGCCCTGAACCTTCTTGACCTTGTCGGCCTGGCGGACAAGGCGCACAATCGGCCGAGCCAGCTGTCAGGCGGGGAACGTCAGCGCGTTGCGATCGCCCGGGCGCTCGCGAACGAGCCTGGCATCCTCCTCGCCGACGAGCCGACGGGCCGCCTCGACTCCACAAGCGGCCGCCGCATCCTCGACCTCCTCGACGACCTGCGCCGGAAACGCGGACTCACGATCATCCTCGTAACTCACGACCCCGCGGTGGCGGCGCGAAGCGACCGCGTCGTGCGCATGCTCGACGGGCGGGTGGTGGGAGAGGAACGGCTGCAGGCGGCGCCGGGCGCGGCGGCGTCCTGAGGCGTGCGCCAGGCCTCAGCGCCGCGCTGGCCGCTCGCGGAACACGGCGTGGATTAACGGCAGGGGCGGCGGCCGTTCGGCCGCGGGCAACGCCTCGGCCTCCGCGGCCAGGCGGTCGCGGATGCGGTAGAGCACATCGCCGAAAACGGTCTCGTGATACAACCAGCGGTTCAGCCGCATGGCGCCTGGCAGGGCAGCGCCGCTGGGTTGGGCAGCGGCGGCCTCCAGGTAATACGCCTTCATGTCCTCCACCAGCAAGCGCAGGGCCGCGCGCAGTGGCACATCGCCGCCGATGGGGGCTCCGGGCGTCTCGCCCGCGGCAACGGCTGCAAGGTACGATGCGGCCTCGCCGATGCGGGAGGCGGCGAGGCCGCTGGCGCCGAAGGTCGTGCGGCGAAGTCGGCGCACCGACTCCTCGTACCAGGGCATGAGGAGCCGGACCTCA
It encodes the following:
- a CDS encoding ABC transporter ATP-binding protein; the protein is MSDARRIVEMRGVVKTFEDGRVRALDGVDLEVYAGEWVAVVGPSGCGKSTLLHLIAALDRPDSGTIIVNGEDLGKERDLSRHRAREVGLVFQLDNLLPTLTASENVQVPMFEAGISASERQARALNLLDLVGLADKAHNRPSQLSGGERQRVAIARALANEPGILLADEPTGRLDSTSGRRILDLLDDLRRKRGLTIILVTHDPAVAARSDRVVRMLDGRVVGEERLQAAPGAAAS